The Natrinema sp. SYSU A 869 DNA segment ATCTTGTAGGGTGAATCGTCTTAGGGTCAAGCCCCGAGAATTCTCCTATACTGCTTGCCAAAAGCACTCTCCACAGAGGAAGCCTTGCTCTTCAGCGTGAGGAAGAATGCGTATACTGGATTTCTGTAACAGATGTCTGTAATAGACCTCTATAACGGTCTTCTGGGCAGATCTGCAGAATTGAGGTTCTATGAGATAGAGATACAGTCTCTGTTACAGACATCTGTTACAGAGGTCTGTACGTATGGCTGTCTTGAATCACTGGACCAGACATACAGAATTCATCTATTATAGTCGTTCGTTGGGATGGCTCTGGAAGAAGAAAATCGCACGACAGTGGTGGTGTAGGAATCTGTTGTAGATATCTGTTATAGAAGTCTGTATCGGATACCTGTAACAGATCTCTGTTACAGATATATGTAATAGATACATGTCCCGATTGTCTGGAACAGATTTATGTGCTAAGTGCCTGTATGTCTCTCTATGATAACTGTCGTCGTGTACTCAGAATCGGGTGGCACCTTCAAAACCACTACAACCGCAAATCTCGCTGTCAGCTTAGAACGGATGGGGCTGGACGTCTGCGTGATTGATCTCGACCCCCAGGAGGGGAACCTGACGAGCCAATTCGATGTGGGGGAACACCGAAGTGATCCAGAAGCCGACAATCTGGTCAAACATATCCTTGAAATGCCTGATGGCGAGTTCGCCGATCTCATTGAAACGTCGGATGAAGGCGTCGACGTGATCCCGAGTCACGATATGCTCGGTGATTTCACCTCGAATCTCGAGCAAAAGATCGCCTACGAAACGGGTATGAAAAACATGAGCAAAGAGGAGTTCCCGCGGTATGAACTCCTCTACGATCTGCTGTGGAACGAACAGCAACTCAATGAAGAATACGACGCCGTCCTCATCGACCCGAACGCTCGAGCGGAAGACCTGTTGTATAACTCTATCTATGCCATGCGAACGCTGGTAGCGCCGGTGAAACCAGCCGGAAAAGGAAACCTGAGCCTCGAGGGGCTCGACGAATTGGTCGGAAATATGGAGGCTCGGTTAGATATCGAGGTCGGTCTTTCATGTGTTGTCCCATCCGGTGTTGGCCAGACGAACGCACACCAACAGTACTCCAAACAGTTCAAGAATACTGATGAGTTCGCAACACCGGTCGCGATCCCTGATCGGGAGAGCTTGATGGATACGATGTGGGAAGCACGGGGTTCCGCGTACAAGGTGATCGAGGAACGCTGGAAGACGTTCGAAGAAGACGGCGAAATGGTTAGCGAGCCCGGACAGCGTCGGATTCGGGACCGCGAACTCGAAACCGCATCTGATATCTATGAACTGGCCGCGTTCATAGCGACTGAGACCTTTGGTGTCGAAATCGACTCAGAACTGACACTCGATATCGCCGACTACGGTGAGCGATCCTTCGATGTTAGTGATGATACTGAAACGGAGGTGACTGCGCGATGAAGGACGGTGCTGGTGACCTCGATTTCGGCCAAAGTGATGATACCGAGGAAACCACTGATTCTGGATCACCAGATGACTCCTCGAGTAATGACGGTCAGCAGAATCAAGACCAGCCGCACTCGTCGGAGACTTCGGCGAACCAGACCGCTGAACAGTCTACGTCACAGTCGGTATCGACG contains these protein-coding regions:
- a CDS encoding ParA family protein yields the protein MITVVVYSESGGTFKTTTTANLAVSLERMGLDVCVIDLDPQEGNLTSQFDVGEHRSDPEADNLVKHILEMPDGEFADLIETSDEGVDVIPSHDMLGDFTSNLEQKIAYETGMKNMSKEEFPRYELLYDLLWNEQQLNEEYDAVLIDPNARAEDLLYNSIYAMRTLVAPVKPAGKGNLSLEGLDELVGNMEARLDIEVGLSCVVPSGVGQTNAHQQYSKQFKNTDEFATPVAIPDRESLMDTMWEARGSAYKVIEERWKTFEEDGEMVSEPGQRRIRDRELETASDIYELAAFIATETFGVEIDSELTLDIADYGERSFDVSDDTETEVTAR